TCTTGTGTTGGCTGCACAACAATAACTATGTATGAAATTAATTAAACTCTTTCAGAATGAAATCGACCTCAAATACCAACAGGATGTGCCATCATCAAAAACATTAAAAACGCTAAAATATGATGCAAATAGCTTTTGCTGGTCTCTGAATTGTGCAAAACCATCATGCAAAAATTATTCTCTCACTTGACTATTCATCTTAGCAGTTTTCCTATAAGCAGGTAAAGTACGGGTGTTACATCCAAGAGTTGGCACTTTGTTCGTTAAACAGAGGAATTATGCTGGAATTATTATCAGCGCAAGGAATCTATGGAAATTTTTGTTGGGGGTTTTGTTCCGTAAAGAAAGTTTTGGAATTTTTCGGAACATGTCTGAAATATTACTTGAGGTGGGGTTATGTGGTTTCCTAGTTTGAGTTGAGTTACCTAACTTAGGTAGAAACAAGTCTTGGAAGTTCTTAGGGAACAAGTCTGTGTACCCTATAAAACGATCCTTATGGTGAAAATTATAGGTATTTTCTTTTTTAGAGTTTACAAGCACTCCATATGATTGGTTAAAATTAAATTTTGATGTTTCTATTCTTCCATATTCTAACTTTGCTCGGTGTCAGAAAAAATGATGATTTCACGACGTATCATAAAAAATAATAGTTTTACAcagtgtcaggaaaaatgatactttcgcgtcGATTTTTTCGATCGGCCGTCCCACCGAGGCAGCTGTCATCTAGTAAAAATCAAAATGCCAATACATTAGGTGATAGTGATTTAAGTTCGAAACATCTtggaactaatttttttttttcattttacttctgCGGATGCGTGAAAGTTATTTATTATGTGAgtataaaattataaaatcaaaCAGTGATATCCACATTTGTTTGTCTCAAGTTTTCAGTACGACCGGTAATCGAATCAAGATGACAGGTATTCTATAATAAAGTGATAGTATAATATTATATCATGACGAGGTGCATTATTTCTCACATGTGGGTGGCGACGGCGGCGGCTTGAGTTAGGATTTGGCCGTGCCAATCATTGCCTTTAGCTGCCTTTTGGAAGCAAAGAAACGAATGGAAGATAACCTTACCTCTTTGATACTGAATACACGCAACATACTTTTACTTTTAAGTAGACACTTTATATAAACCATTCTTGTGAGACAATATGTTCGCTTGAACCAACTAGACTTTGATCGTTTGATGCCCGAACTTTTACTATAtacaattcatttttttttcattaacAATTTGCGGCATACGTTAGATTTTCGAGTGTGTTGAATTATTTTACCAAAAAATTTTTATGGCCCAAGAAAAAAAACCCGTGAGAGGCGGTTTTGTCATAGTTTTATTTTCTCGGTTCACAAAGAAGAACGCGTAATTGGAGGATAATTTTATTAATTAGGGATATAATTTACTATTACTATTCAATGAACCTTGCTAAGGAGTGTTTTTTGGGTGCAAAAACATATTAAAATGACTACAATACCCTTCAAcctaaaataaatataaaatcctaaaatcAAAAAAGAATCAAAACCATATCCCCTTTCCTTCTTTTTTACCGGCAACTTAAATCACCggaaaaataattcttcaaaACTTTCTACGTACATTGATCGATACTAAAAAACTCCTCCATGCAAATCTACACTAAAAGTGGAACAAGTACGTGATTTAAAATTgcgggtttaggttagaatcgcgaatTCAACCTGAAAAGTTTCGGTTATAACCGTTGCCGGTATTGAGCTTATGTTGAAGACCATACCGGCGATAAGGACCTGCATTTAATTTTATACGAATGCCATGCCCGCAAACCGTTTCGGTgttgttttgcattttcttatCAATGTCAGCAATAAGTCAGTAACAAAACAAAATTTTCTGGATCGAATCTCATAACAATCGGTATTGTTTAATATGAAATATCAACGCCGGAAATATTTCCGGCATGCTCGTATTTTTTAATTCAATGCCAGTTATTATTGTAAATCCTCTGATTCTATTGTTACGCTCCTTGTTCTTCATTAGGTCAGCTTGTAGAAAAACTTCCACCCCCACCAACACAAACATCAACTACATGATTGAAATGGGAATCGTTCCGAAAAAGAAAGCTGTGATCTGTGTTGGGCATATGAGAACTGATGATAAAGGccaatttttttctctcttccctgtttctagtgtctttcattttttcttgaagaaCTTCTCAGAACCTTCAggtttccttttcttctttctgTCCGCCTCAGAATGCACATGCTCCGTAGGTCCACCAATGGTCCAATTCGGGTATGTTGGAATGCAAGAAGTCACGTGAAATAGTGGCATATTTTTGACATCTAATAATGTAAAGATGATCTTCCAAGAGGCTTAATTGACTAATTACCATCTTGCATCAGTATATGGACGTGTGATGGGTTAACCGTAAAGTGTGTGAAAAGGAGTTAATAAAATGAACATTTGCATGTCATATATACAGTGGCGGAGCGAGACTTTGAAAATGAGGGGGACTAAAAGATAATTACACACACATCAGTGGGCTGAATTTAAAGATTAGGTGGACTAGATATAAAATATGTTATAAAATCAAGGgtgttttttttgtgattttggaGATTTTAGGGGGTTAAAGTCAGGATTAGTCAATCCTTGACTACGCCCCTACATATATACTACGTGTATAAACAGGAAACCTACAGATGTCGTGTATATGCCAAAATGAATCCAAATTGATTCaaccatgaagatgaaaaacatcAAAGAGCATTCCGGCATTGTAAGTTCACATGCATACTATGCCGATAGAGTATGCCGGCGTgcttgacaaataaaactcaatgcCGCCGTTTACAGTTTAAGGTAATAATCTTTTGTACATTTGACAACCACTAACAACATAGATCTTTTTGTAACAAACTACGCCGGTAATAACTTTTATAGCGTCGTTGAGAGTTTAATAAATTCGATGCCACGCcggaaatgattttttttataacaTTTTCGGCATTGTAttaacactacaccaaattcccgaATTAGTAATAGGAATTCGTAACAAGGCTAGGCCGTTACGAAATTTTTTATAGGCGTGCCACTCACACGCTTGGTGACACTTGGGTCGTAACACTTGCAGTTTGtgcgtgtgccattcacatgcTTGCTATTCTTTTTCCACCCAAGAAGAGTAATAACAAAGGATATTTCCTCCCCTGCACAAGGGTTTTCTCCTCCATCCTTGAATCGATTTTTCATtactcattttctttttctctttcctttctttttcttcaccCAAGATACTTAGATTCATTATCAGTTTTGGTTTCggtttcagtttcaatttcacaGATCTGTTATTGATTTTCCCAATAGATACTCGTTTGATTTTCTCAACTGAAAATCCTAGATTCGTTTTTTCATATGTTTCTATGAATCAATTCAGAAAACCCTATTAATATCACTAGATCTAGAAGAACAGTCATCGACAACTGAAAACCCTAGATTCCGTAGATACCTTATTTCTAAGCATAGTGGTAACATGGCAGAGTATAATGATCGTTGTTTGATTTTAAAGTTTGTTTGTTCCATTTACAACTTACTGGATCATTCATCGATCCTTTGGATGAAGATGAACAGAGCCTGATGACACCAATTGAAATACGTCAAACAACTTTAGATAGGATACTGGAGAAGAGGGTCAGGGATGGAGATAGAGATGAGGATTTGGACTTGTCTCCAGATAGTGATTTGGATGGAGAGAGTGATGCAGATTGGGAATTTTCTCTATACATAGATTCAGATGGAGAGGGTGATGAAGCTTGGGAGTTGTCTCCAGACAGAAATGCTTCTCGCCGTTTGGAGGATCTGGTAACATATACTTCAGATATCTTGCTTGGGAATTTTTGTCTGATATATCGCTAGTCCTTCACACACTATAGATAATGTGTAGTCGTTTCTCATTTCTCTCGCATTTTCTTGCcctctttagttttttttgtttataCCCTTCCTAGTATTTAGACATCTGATTGTACTTCCAAAAATTACAGGCTCATGTATATCTGTccaaaaagagaaagataagtaggAAAGAATCACACCCTCCCGATGAAAAAGGAATTCGTAATGCTGAACCTGAAAATCTTCCTTTGTGAGAACCTACGATGCCTTCCATCCCCATCCTCCCGACCCAGGAATCCGGGGCAAGAGAGAATGAGACTGACGTTCTCCAGACCACTGTGAATGACTTGCATGGCAATGATGTACACATAGAGAGTTTTTTTGTCTTGTTCGGAAGCGCACACTACTGGAGTTGAATTGCTTGAAGTGGGTGAGCTTGTTGAGGAACCCGTTGACGCTACAATGAACATATCCTCTTCCAAATGTCAAGCTCCTGATTCCACCTTATTATTAACTTTGACTTCTGTAGATGTGACTCCTTCCCCTACAGGGTTTACAAGCACTTACGCTCAAGGGAGAGTGGAAGAATTTGAATTTGTGGACTACTTAAAGATTTCAGAAGAGTACAAAACTTTGTATAAGAAGATCTATGATAAGTATGGGAATATGGCGTCTAGAAAAGTCATCAAGTTCAATGATGATATGTTACTCACTTGTGTTACCTGTTTATTAAAGATCATCTCGGATATGGAAACTGTGCCTGGTGCAGAACTGAGTGAAGATTTGCTGCAGAGATGGGAAGGATTCATCAAAGATGCCAGATGGAGAACCAAGTGTTCTACCACACATACCAGGTAGGTTTGCTGCAGAACCAAGTGTTCATGATATTTGTACTACAAAGAACTTGTATTCCCTTAGGACATAGGAATGAACTGAACTTAGAAAGTTTCTACATATTCCCTTAGAATTTTTTTGGTACTTCAAgaatttgttttcctttttgaTAAGTATTGAATGAGTATTGATATGAATGTTTATGTGAATTGATTGAAGATGTTATTATTGAATGTGGATGATGAACGGGTGTATGCATGATATTTTGGAATTTCGGCAGAAAGTGAACTGCCAGTCATATTGACTTGACCAAAATTGGTCAGTATTGactaattttgaccaggtcaatgttgactggcagtaattttttttACTGTTacgaaaaaattcgtaacggccagAAGCTGTTTCAacatgccacgtagtaacggcttgaGCACGTTACTAATGTGCCACGTCGTAACGACTTGAGGATGTTACGACCATGATATTACAAAAAAATCGTAACGGCCCTCAGCTGTTACCACGTGTCATTTCGTAACGGCCCTGAGCTGTTACTAACACCGTTACAATCAAGAATTCGTAACGGATGCATTGCCGTTACAAAAAAATGTAAAACCCACTTTTGATACAGGCACGATCCGTTACAACCCGTTTTAGTAACGGCTAAATTCTGTTActaatcccagaatttggtgtagtgtaatgatgaagaccatgctggaAGTAATGAAAACCATGCCGAAAAATGGTACCGGCGTGCTCGATAAATAACTTATAATGCCGGCATTGTAAGTTGGGAGTACCCATTTTTTGGCATTGATTTTGTCGGCATTTTGTAAGTTGGGAGTACTCATTTTTTAACCAAATTCCTATTAGCTCAAAAAATTACTATACTCTCATCCAAATGAAGTGACTATGATcatactaatcatttatcaaacaaTCTAATAAGTTCACTAATTTTAATTTAACACTAAATCTAGTTAGTAAATGATAAATTAGGAATTAGTGAAATTACATGATAAGGGGTGACTTTGATTTTCTATTTAAATCCCATTTTTGTCTATTTTTCATATCCCTCCGGGCGTTCATAAAGAACCACTGTTATTTTACTTTAAAGGCCATGTCTTTGTGAAATTTTTAGTCATTAGCTGAATAACTATACTATACACTCATGGACTATATATGTTTTAGCCTCATGACTTCTTCAACATTGACAAATGCTAAAGAACTGCACCAAGTACGTAGTTATAGTTTGACCAAGAAATTGCCCCCGACAAAAAAGGTTATAAAATTCAGATTAAGCCACCACGAACGAAGTAACTAACCCATCCCACTATATCCGCAGACTTGCATATAAACGTAGAGATAGAAGAAGAAGCATACACAATTCAGAAACTCCCTTGATTCAGTTGTTCGAGCTTAACTTGAAGCAGATAGTTGACttgcaaaatatacctacagaagataagagatagagatgACTAGAGGTACACTAGAAGTTTTGCTCGTCGATGCTTCTAAACTAAAAGACACGGATGTTTTCGGTATGTCATCGATCTCATATAGTGTTTTGTGATGCTTCTAAACTCGAAGATCCTTAAAACTAAATAAGATCTTGAATATGTATAATCTTATTATTGCAGGTAAAATGGACCCTTATGTGATAATTCAATTTGGTAATCAGAAGCGAAAGAGCACCGTTGCCCGTGGTATGTATATTGCAGAAGAATTCGTTGATTTAACTAGTCTTGTACTATGTGAAGTATTAATTAAGTTTGCGAAATTCAACATATGCAGGAGAAGGAAAAGCACCGATGTGGAACGAAAATTTTTCATTTGATGTGGAGTATCCAGATAATATCAGAGATGAGCATCATCAATATAAACTCAATCTCACCATCATGGACAAAGATAGGTTCAGCAGGGATGACTTTGTAGGCGAATCCACGTAAGTGTTTTTTCCTAGTACTTCTAATCTCTCCAAGtccattttttttttactgaCAAACACATTTCGACCATGGATAATTAATATTTTCATATTATCTACGGTATATTTATGGTTACAGGATTTACGTGACGGATGTCTTATCCTTGGGCGCAGAGAATGGAAGATCTGAAATTAGAGCTAGCAAGTACCGTGTTGTTCTACACAATAAAACTTATTCTGGAGAAATTCGAGTCGGCATTTCATTCACCCGAAAGGTATATATGAATCAATTCACATATGGGATATGTATAAGTGTATCTGTTATTTGTTCATTAGAGATAACTGCGGTGTAACTTGCAAATGTGCTTGACGTTATGTTCATGGATAACTGCTTGCTTACTGCAGGATGCGAACGGAAATGATAAAGCAAACTATTTGGGAGGATGGAAGCAATAATAACTAAAATGATCTGATCAAACTTAAGAATAATTAATGAAGGGCCTATTTAGTTTACATGACTTTATAAATTTAATTGCTAACGtaattcaattcctttgattgtATCAAATTGTTTGCCAAATTTGTTAACCTCATTTTACAATGAATGAAAAGTGTGGCTGGATTTATTTACTTTTCTTTTGATGGGATGGCTGGGTTTGTTAATTTTAGTTGAAGTAAATGTTTAGAAGTACTACCTGCTGCTAGTACATTGCAATGCCTCGGATTAGCCCTAGTTCAAAAGTTCAAACTTTGCCTGGCCGGGAAATTTTTTGCTCGCGTCTGCCAATTTCTATCTAGCCGTAACAAAACCTGTCATTGAGCTAAACCTGGCTAAATGGACTCATCAAAATCCGACCCCAATTCTTAAAAAAGGAAACCGACCCAGTTTGGAAAGTGCAATAATCTCTTTTTGGAACGCGTCTGGCTGGCCAGTCTACTATTTATGTTGACGCGCCCATGAATCCAAAATTCCACGCTCAAAAgcatagaggaagaagaagatatcgcCGGTATACCAACCGGACTGGTGATCGATGATGCATATCCCTAACGAAATCGTTAAGGAAATCCTCCAAGGCTTACCCGTAAAATCAATACTAAAATTCAGGTGTGTACGGAAATCATGGAATAAGTACATGAAGCGTGATGATTTTGTTAAGAAGCAACTGATTCATAGTACCGAGAAGAAAAACTCTAAACTAGTTTTTACAAGTAACTCTGTAAACTCCATCTTTTCTATAGATTATGATCAATCGTGTAGGTACACGAAACAGGTTCGCCACGTGTCAGacataaagaaaagaaatagGGATAGAAAATCTCACTAAAAGATCCCATTCAGAGACTTGTCaattcaaatgtcagaattatcTCGTCGTCGATCGCCCTTGCGAAGTACAAAGAGAGTGCGTGCGGAAGCGAGTAGACTCGCACCGAGTTGAAGTATCCAACAAGATATCAAGGACGAAGTCGTTAGGGACGAAGTTAGATTACTTGGCTGAAAAGACAAGCCAcgagatacataaattatggagcaagaaagagacaggtgtcccgacaaatccatgtgaagatagcgaaagaaggggaaaaactttatggaaaatggtctGGGAGAAGTATAAGGCACCTCCGGGAGAACGTagcgaagtaaaatgagttgtacatCATTAGGGTTGGTtgacctataaatagaggtccttgggaaATGAAAGTGGGATCGGATTTTCGGAGAGTGGGAGAGCTTAGCTTAGAGAGAgatattagggtttccttgtattcaagaacttttatctttgttactttgaatgattcatcaacaaaaattcatgTGTTTATATTACTTAgttatgtcttagatcttggttaCTATCACTTTGGGTGTACTattggatttccagtagttacattttggcgtccagaaacagggaacttagattggggattcatcctcatctaaggagtGGAGAGAAGCTGAAGTtgtaggagagagagatcttAGTGAGACGTCCCTTTTAAGACTAGGGTTTGAAGGATAACTGATATTGAAACTAGGATAAGTTGACGACTAGAACACCCGATCGAGCAACACACATGATAGCGACGAGGAGAAGCAAACAATTGGAGGCcaaaagaggaggaagaatggaaagagGAGGAACATCGACGACAGGAGAAAGACAGGGCGTGAACCAACGGCGGACTGAGGAGGCCAACGAAGATAACTTTAGAGAGGGATCTGTGCACACTTCCGACACGGAAACCATCGCAGGAGAAGAGATGACTCGTGAGGAAATGAAGGAGAATATTGGTGAAGAAGACATGACATTTGAACAACTAAGGTAGACACTTCGCATTGAGAGGGAGCGATACAAGGATCTAGCAGAGAAACATGCCCGATTGATGAGACAAAACGCCAGGTTGGTGTTTCAGAATCGCCAGCTGAACGAGGAAGTGGCAGCCGAAGCCACGGATTCATAGATGGACACGATATCATCAGGAGAAAAGGAGTTACGACGAGGAAGATATACCCGCGAGGATGACGGAGGAGAGCGAAGAATAAGGAGACGAAGAGAAAGCAGTGAATAAAGAGAGTTGAGACGAGCATTGGAAATATCAAGCTGGGAAGATCAAAGGCGGAGGTACGAAGAATGAGGAGGCACGAGGAAAATGAGAGAACAAGAGAAGATGAAAGACAACGCGAATTCAATTGGAAGGATGAGGAAGAAAGGAGACATGGTGAAGGAAGGCTAGCTCAGTGTGATGAGAGGAGACCGTTGGGAGAGAAACGGAGGGAACCTGAACCAGGAAGTCTTGGATGAGTTGCGAGATATGAGAACACTGATAAACAATTTGCGAAGAGGAAGCCGAGTGTAGCTGGCGGAGGCAATAGAAGAGGCCGATAAATCTCCATTTACCTATGAGATAATGTACGCGAACATCCCAGAGAAATGCGTGCTACCAACGCTACCAAGCATATTCAGCGGATCTGAAAgtgctgtgcagcacttgaagCAGTACACCCTTTCGTTGATGCAATGGGAACGAAATGATACGGTACTTTGTCGATACTTTCCCACGAGCTCGGCCGTGGAAGCGTTTGTCTGGTTTGATTGGCTCCCAGAAAGATCGATTTCGTAACTCAAAGACTTACAGAAGATATTCCTGACCACTTATATAACTAACAACATGTTGAGGCCAGGGATTGAGACTTTATTCAATTTGAGAAGGAGACCCACATAAAGCCTGCGAAAATTGGTGACGAGGTGGAGAACGGTATGCAGCGAGCTTGCAGGGAGAGTGGACAAGAAAATTTTCATCTTAGCTTTCGTGAACGCTTTAATCCCAACTGACCTGCTGTACACTCAAATATTCATTATTCGAAACTCTTTGACGATGAATGAATTGAGAGAGTACCAAGAGGAGTACATAGCCTTCGAAGAAAAGCAGAGGCAAGTTAGCGAAGTGGCACCGATTCCAGcgaaagaaggaaattcaaggcTATTACCAAGGACAATGCATGTCGTGGAGAATGATTCGAAACATGAAAAGGGAGAGCCTTCAACTCCAGTCCCAACGAAGCTTGTAGCTGTATAAAATGGAGATCAAGAATATATTGATCAACAAAGGTACGAGGAGACAAGACGAAGTAATTACAAGCCACGAAGTTACAATACAGGGTATCAACAAAGGAATAATCAAGGACCTAGATTTGGAGAGCGGAGACCAAATGCACCAGATTTCGAGGATTTGAAGCGCCCTAGGCTTAACACGACTATGAAAAAGGTATGGGAGGCAATTGTGTTAACAGAGGAGATCCAACCACCACCCAATTTGGGAAAAGAGCCACCCCCAGGGACCAAGAGCCATGAGTTCTGCAGATATCATCGTTTTCATGGGCACCACACAAAGGACTGTCGAAACATTCGACGAATTATACTTCGTATGATAGAGCAGGGAAAACTCGCACATTTTCTGGAAGGCTatgttccaccaccaccacaacttcGTGACAATCAGCAGATATACCGAATTGAAATAGATCGGGGAGCACAAAAGCCAAACTATAATACGATAATACATGCAGCGAAGAGCATACAAAATTTCCATGACAACATACTCAAAAGGGTACATAAGAGGGACTTCGAAGGAAATGAAATATTCAGCGTTACAACAAGAGAAccattagaggaatggcagaaaatagaaataacattcTCAGCAAAGGACGCACCTGAAGGAGGAAATTCTcacactgatagacacatttttatgaccaaattgttctcaattttcggtattgttggtactcgattttctacttattatagtgttttatgtgtttgtaggtatttttggaaaataaacatttttggaaaattcggctcgaaaagttggtataggcacccggagaacacatgttattcggactctcagttttggataaagggcacctaactgataaggggcaccccagggaaccaactgctaatcgcaccccattactggttaagggggctccatcttcttccttgatttgaaaagaaaaaattggcgggaaatttggcttcaacggtaaaggatttattatctttaagataagaatatcttcttgccttacaaacatgaagttttgaagaaaaaggaagttatcttgtattaaacaagaaagatatccttagaagattttatcttggattttattctgcgaattaaagaagatatgagtttaataaaaaaatatatagaataaagagaaggaaaaattctgaagatatttttaattaaaaagaa
This is a stretch of genomic DNA from Papaver somniferum cultivar HN1 chromosome 1, ASM357369v1, whole genome shotgun sequence. It encodes these proteins:
- the LOC113326048 gene encoding elicitor-responsive protein 1-like, with product MTRGTLEVLLVDASKLKDTDVFGKMDPYVIIQFGNQKRKSTVARGEGKAPMWNENFSFDVEYPDNIRDEHHQYKLNLTIMDKDRFSRDDFVGESTIYVTDVLSLGAENGRSEIRASKYRVVLHNKTYSGEIRVGISFTRKDANGNDKANYLGGWKQ